The following proteins are encoded in a genomic region of Paenibacillus sp. FSL R7-0273:
- a CDS encoding MFS transporter, with product MFKQKNSYFGLLATISLSTFGDTFGLLAMEWLVYELTGSKLAMGAIVLASGIPEVLIRLLGSPLSDRLNRVRLLACLGTLRLLAIILPLGMGLLGQLQLWHLFAAAGLSGACSALFLPTATAIVPGVAGDRKLMRAFAVIEGCKGAAALLGPALAGVLTAANGALPALGINALCYAAAIATLLSLPRLAKPREAAGRFSLPSYLLEITEGLSFYRQFPAMLTIMALVSVSNLSSVAVWTMMVPYVREVLHRDAAALGSLTTASALGYLTGISIISLIGEITRRRPFMLGSLIGIGLVTTLWGLIPSYPFALAAAFTAGAFGPFFGSLSSALHGHLVPASHQGRVNSIRFLIGGGLQPLGAFAGGAVAEFYGVPALFIAAGLLPVICAGLAALLPGLKALDGDLTQLAAGVRLSAPAAGRVQHAK from the coding sequence ATGTTCAAGCAAAAAAACAGCTATTTCGGGCTTTTAGCCACAATATCATTAAGCACCTTCGGGGATACCTTCGGGCTTCTGGCCATGGAGTGGCTGGTCTATGAGCTGACCGGCTCCAAGCTGGCTATGGGCGCCATAGTGTTAGCCTCCGGCATTCCTGAGGTGCTCATCCGTCTGCTGGGCTCGCCGCTCTCCGACCGGCTGAACCGTGTGCGCCTGCTGGCCTGCCTCGGCACTCTCCGCCTGCTGGCCATTATTCTGCCGCTCGGCATGGGCCTGCTTGGACAGCTGCAGCTCTGGCATCTGTTTGCCGCCGCCGGGCTCAGCGGCGCCTGCTCCGCGCTGTTCCTGCCGACAGCAACCGCTATCGTTCCCGGCGTGGCCGGCGACCGCAAGCTGATGCGGGCCTTCGCTGTCATCGAAGGCTGCAAGGGCGCTGCCGCCCTGCTCGGACCGGCGCTGGCCGGCGTGCTGACCGCTGCCAACGGGGCGCTGCCGGCGCTTGGCATCAATGCGCTGTGCTATGCGGCAGCCATTGCCACGCTGCTTAGCCTGCCCAGGCTGGCTAAGCCCAGGGAAGCTGCCGGCCGCTTCTCACTGCCTTCATACCTGCTTGAGATTACCGAAGGACTCAGCTTCTACAGGCAGTTCCCGGCCATGCTTACCATTATGGCCCTGGTCTCCGTCAGCAACCTCAGCTCGGTTGCCGTCTGGACGATGATGGTCCCTTATGTCCGGGAGGTGCTGCACCGTGATGCGGCAGCCCTGGGCTCCCTGACTACCGCATCCGCACTGGGCTACCTGACCGGAATCAGCATCATCTCGCTGATTGGCGAAATCACCCGCAGACGCCCCTTTATGCTGGGCAGTCTGATCGGAATCGGGCTGGTCACCACCTTATGGGGACTTATTCCAAGCTATCCGTTCGCCCTGGCTGCCGCATTCACGGCAGGTGCCTTCGGCCCGTTCTTCGGCTCCTTGAGCTCAGCCCTGCACGGGCACCTTGTGCCGGCAAGCCATCAGGGCCGGGTGAATTCGATCCGCTTCCTGATCGGCGGCGGGCTGCAGCCGCTTGGCGCCTTTGCCGGCGGGGCGGTTGCCGAATTCTACGGCGTACCCGCACTGTTCATAGCCGCCGGGCTGCTGCCGGTAATCTGCGCCGGACTTGCGGCGCTGCTGCCCGGCCTGAAGGCACTGGACGGTGACCTGACGCAGCTTGCGGCCGGAGTCCGGCTGAGCGCCCCGGCTGCCGGCCGGGTGCAGCATGCCAAATAG
- a CDS encoding ArsR/SmtB family transcription factor, protein MSYRVEVDFAPMYECIASLNAFLYKQNHTAMDAGKLWVREVQDRFAPVQLQKMREVISQTGDFNLNPYIWSCPGERTVSGFLSWFEGLTTGELFEISGRFGQTVPANLPELRSSAAEMLRVWDAGYFSGIDPQILTGLQSEADSRKKTLGGGNDMEVYEQATAGMRLYPAEELKQIILIPQYHPRPLVTSAFFDEYIFTSYSSDVLPPEEGRPAAALLRLTRALSDETRLYILRLLTGQQLGFTEIVKHVGLSKSTIHYHLIALRAAGLVIAHVSGKSTSYSLRLEALQALPQQIGTYLES, encoded by the coding sequence ATGAGCTACAGGGTTGAAGTCGATTTTGCGCCTATGTATGAATGTATCGCCAGTCTGAACGCTTTTCTATACAAACAAAATCATACTGCTATGGATGCAGGGAAGCTATGGGTCCGTGAGGTTCAGGACCGGTTTGCTCCGGTTCAGCTCCAGAAGATGCGGGAGGTTATCAGCCAGACCGGGGATTTTAATTTGAACCCCTATATCTGGAGCTGTCCGGGAGAGCGTACGGTCAGCGGATTTTTAAGCTGGTTTGAGGGCCTGACTACGGGGGAGCTATTTGAGATTTCCGGACGCTTCGGGCAAACCGTGCCCGCCAACCTGCCGGAGCTGCGCAGCAGCGCCGCAGAGATGCTGCGCGTATGGGATGCCGGTTATTTCAGCGGGATTGACCCGCAGATTCTTACGGGACTGCAGAGTGAAGCAGACAGCCGGAAGAAGACGCTCGGCGGCGGAAATGACATGGAGGTCTATGAGCAGGCAACTGCCGGCATGCGGCTGTATCCGGCGGAAGAGCTGAAGCAGATCATTCTGATTCCCCAGTATCATCCGCGACCGCTGGTTACTTCAGCATTCTTTGACGAGTATATATTCACCAGCTACTCATCTGATGTGCTTCCCCCGGAGGAAGGGCGTCCGGCAGCTGCTCTGCTGCGGCTTACCCGGGCACTATCCGATGAGACGCGGCTGTATATTCTCCGGCTGCTGACCGGCCAGCAGCTTGGCTTCACCGAAATCGTGAAGCACGTCGGTTTATCCAAAAGCACGATCCATTACCATCTGATCGCCCTGCGCGCCGCAGGACTGGTCATTGCCCACGTCAGCGGTAAGAGCACCTCCTACAGTCTGCGGCTGGAGGCACTGCAGGCGCTGCCGCAGCAAATCGGAACCTATCTCGAGAGCTGA
- a CDS encoding RNA polymerase sigma factor, whose amino-acid sequence MKEPAHTGGSMREEERLAVIVEQVQQGEVQAYSLIIEHFQRPIYLYCYYLLGSREEAEDAAQDIFLKALEHIGSFRQTVSFSAWLYRIARNHCTDLLKKRSKGFRLFAMYRQQAETEGSGPALTDKVHELLARLTAEERQILLLRALEHYNFEQIAVIVGMNPARVRKKYERLRDKLGRQKKKGEIRFGEPRSDRG is encoded by the coding sequence ATGAAGGAGCCGGCACATACCGGGGGAAGTATGCGGGAAGAGGAGAGGCTGGCAGTCATCGTGGAGCAGGTCCAGCAGGGTGAGGTGCAGGCTTACAGCCTCATAATTGAGCATTTTCAGCGTCCGATTTATTTGTACTGTTACTATCTGCTGGGAAGCAGGGAGGAGGCGGAGGATGCCGCTCAGGATATTTTTCTTAAGGCGCTGGAGCATATCGGCAGCTTCAGGCAGACGGTATCCTTTTCAGCATGGCTGTACAGAATCGCACGGAACCACTGCACGGATCTGCTCAAAAAACGGAGCAAAGGCTTCAGGCTGTTCGCCATGTACAGGCAGCAGGCGGAGACAGAGGGAAGCGGCCCCGCGCTTACAGACAAGGTTCATGAGCTGCTGGCCCGGCTGACTGCAGAGGAACGGCAGATCCTGCTGCTGAGAGCGCTCGAGCATTATAATTTTGAACAGATTGCCGTTATTGTAGGCATGAATCCGGCCAGAGTCCGCAAGAAATATGAGCGTCTGCGGGACAAGTTGGGCCGGCAAAAAAAGAAGGGGGAGATCAGATTTGGTGAACCGCGCAGTGACAGAGGATGA
- a CDS encoding DUF4179 domain-containing protein produces the protein MNRAVTEDEQLGQLEQMIRETPVKIDLTGSVMERYEQKRRQVSRGAASGRRVWRKAAVTAAAAVLIMTAVAGTGLISPAAAEALRQIPGMGRVFQLAGDLGLRAADEQGLYKGLAVSDTHGGISVAATAVAFDGIRVSVGIELTAPASAPEAELQTGSLQEAMTDVELSINGQPLNDYAPDGGSIGPFLFPVPDSDKLVLEFSDLRNQGGQAFPEQFGLGLHFRIAGIEEPFLLDIPVELNTRDNLVLAPSAVRNNGNVRIQVDKVELTPVTTNITTRLELEGMTISEMHSSGSSIGFDLLDDQGNKLQMLSGNGTSAAGGTVLVQDSRFAPLASVPESITIKPYHYVYKENSTSEFQLDADGHVMVEYIPGLEMTIPVTGAVQ, from the coding sequence GTGAACCGCGCAGTGACAGAGGATGAGCAGCTGGGACAGCTTGAACAAATGATCAGGGAGACTCCAGTGAAGATAGATTTAACCGGGAGTGTTATGGAGCGTTACGAACAGAAGCGGCGGCAGGTGAGCCGGGGGGCGGCATCTGGGCGGAGGGTATGGCGCAAGGCAGCTGTAACGGCGGCTGCGGCTGTACTTATCATGACTGCCGTTGCGGGAACCGGCCTGATTTCACCGGCAGCGGCGGAAGCGCTGAGACAGATTCCGGGAATGGGAAGGGTATTCCAGCTGGCCGGGGATCTCGGGCTGCGTGCTGCGGATGAGCAGGGACTGTACAAGGGTCTTGCGGTAAGTGACACGCATGGCGGTATTAGCGTGGCGGCGACGGCGGTGGCTTTTGACGGAATCCGGGTGTCGGTTGGCATTGAGCTTACAGCACCAGCATCAGCGCCAGAAGCAGAGTTGCAGACAGGGTCTTTACAGGAGGCTATGACTGATGTTGAGCTGTCGATTAACGGGCAGCCGCTGAATGATTACGCTCCTGATGGCGGCAGCATCGGGCCGTTTCTTTTCCCGGTACCGGACAGTGATAAGCTCGTGCTGGAATTTTCGGATCTGCGCAACCAGGGCGGTCAGGCATTCCCGGAGCAGTTTGGGCTTGGCTTACATTTTCGAATCGCGGGGATAGAGGAGCCTTTCCTGCTCGATATACCGGTTGAGCTGAACACCCGGGACAATCTGGTGCTGGCGCCTTCGGCTGTACGGAATAACGGGAATGTTAGGATACAGGTGGACAAGGTCGAGCTTACACCGGTGACCACCAATATAACAACCCGGCTGGAGCTGGAGGGAATGACGATATCGGAAATGCACAGCAGCGGCAGCAGTATCGGCTTCGACCTGTTGGATGACCAGGGGAACAAGCTTCAGATGCTGTCAGGTAACGGAACAAGTGCCGCCGGCGGCACTGTGCTGGTCCAGGACTCGAGGTTTGCACCATTAGCGTCTGTACCGGAGTCTATAACTATAAAGCCGTATCATTATGTATATAAAGAGAACAGTACAAGTGAGTTTCAGCTGGATGCTGACGGGCATGTGATGGTGGAGTATATCCCTGGACTGGAAATGACTATACCGGTAACGGGGGCCGTACAGTAA
- a CDS encoding S-layer homology domain-containing protein, whose product MVISHRMQKWLSAGLAMLMLIGIVLPAGQVAQAATDNSNIVISQVYGGGGNSGAELKNDFIELYNPTDKAVSLDGWKVRYASASASGDLATTKNITELKGTIPANGYFLIQQAAGAGGTKELPAPDATGNIAMGAAGGKVDLVNNAEVSVDMVGAGAATVYEGSGPTGVISATLAAIRKAAEGAPADSRGLDTDNNANDFAVQTPDPRNSSYGIKQAVEAVTASPASNAWPLGTAVSLDTATVGASVYAAVYIDGATAAFTPYNGPIQLSAPTTIKAYASVADNVYSKVSTFDYSILTKQNVAAVRPAEKGDNVWTEGVVTHINGAKTFIQDDTGAIVLYGFPAFAQVGDRVEVQGEMDIYSNLQEIKTATGLTYKVTAENAGVPAPKLITAADLSSANGEAYEAQLVTLEDVTIDSKEGTSFIASQGADKFPIYSSLAPLAVGKHFDQITGVIEQFGNVYQFIPLNAGSLVEELFSVIASPGAGPIIIGGQVTLSSPTAGAAVHYTIDGATPTAASPLYTAPITVDKDIVIKAVAVLSGQTSKVYTFEYKATGQPRIHDIQGESHTSSFANQTVTDVEGIVTELGYTFANGNYKGFFIQDPKPDNNINTSEGIYVYSTNASLKPAIGDHVAVTGVVSEYNEGSSSNLTSTQITLSSIKTIAKNVELPAPVVLGKDGRVIPDSIIDNDGLTVFQPSEDAADFYESLEGMRVTLPSPTIISPYWTSGGGNSMVYNIPVRVENTAQDVITPAGGLVLKGSDNLNPQRLLIAYGDPGQQVGTGDKFNGNVTGVIGYNNGNYKVIPDNGSLPGITPSSFKQETSTITVDNEKLLIASYNIENYYPGVGAAKIQKLAESITANMKKPDIIGVVEMQDSDGEGNNGNVEASAAELIQAIQAAGGPVYTYVDIAPVNNADGGAPGGNIRVGFLYNTDRVKLSESVNGQKGSATQAVGYDAAADKLTYNPGRIDPANTAFASSRKPLAAQFEFNGEKVIVIANHFNSKSGDNGPFGNVQPPVLSSETQRHKIAAVVNGFVKEVLTANPAANIVALGDLNDFQFTQTASILKGTELDNLIDKLPLNERYTYTYDGNSQVLDHILVSKNLTASAEVDVVHLNADFPADRGRVSDHDPVLAQVDLNADFSLRVLHTNDTHSHLETVVKRVTAIKQERTGNSILLDAGDVFSGTLYFTKFEGLADLEFMNYIGYDAMTFGNHEFDKGLPTLRAFIDKAEFPFISSNIDYITKNNELKDIFVDKVGGSDSATPVENGHIYPSVIKEVYGEKIGIFGLTTEDTVGLSSPGDNIAFKDYKTSAENTVKALQALGINKIIAVSHLGYNVDQKLAVEVAGIDVIVGGHTHTKLDAPVVFNKDTEPTLIVQTGEYGTYLGELDVNFDDEGVITTYNGKLIDTTKYAEDATAKAMLVKYDAELAEIRQTVVGKTDVPLVYDRMINGKLTRVVRNEETNLGNLIADGINVKAKELVSKLIPEAEQSAIKGYVAIQNGGGIRAGIDQGEITLGEVLTVMPFSNSLVALKVTGQEIIAALENGVSGLESDQGRFAQVSGLRYTYDSTKKAEIINATTNAVEQVGERIVSVEIKQADGSYTAIDPKAYYILSTNSFMAGGGDFYRSLAAAKADGRYYELYLPDYEVFTDYLAQLKTVNIGTEGRITDLKGATPTPTPTPTPAPGNPSNGGGPVATPVPTATATPAPTAAPQVTTITAESLTAQFAALPAGRNELVIQLTSTTGGAQAVLPASVLIQQAAANPAAVLTFNTTDGTSYSLPLSVVNGTALAAQLGTSDFTITVSILPASSTVLGSVNQAVAAQAGSVTLAAPVIEFSISAQAGNNSVPLNSFGSTYVSRTIKATQTVNPDNATAVSFDPATGKLSFVPSVFTTQADGTTLVTIKRNSNSYYTVVQSSKTFGDITSHWAKAAIELLSSKLIITGTSDTAFSPSQAVTRAEFAALITRSLGLATVSSGATFSDVNAGAWYADAVHTAAAAGLITGYTDGSFKPNSPITRQEMAAILSKAMKYTGKTLNGDPAALAKFSDAAALPAWSQAAVAEIAAEGIIQGQPDGSFAPQKSATRAEAATMLEKTLLALGFIN is encoded by the coding sequence ATGGTTATTTCTCACAGGATGCAGAAATGGCTGTCCGCAGGACTGGCAATGCTGATGCTGATTGGCATCGTATTACCTGCCGGACAAGTTGCACAGGCAGCAACAGATAACAGTAATATTGTAATCTCACAGGTTTATGGCGGCGGAGGCAACAGCGGCGCAGAACTCAAGAATGATTTTATTGAATTATATAATCCTACTGACAAGGCGGTGAGCCTGGACGGCTGGAAGGTGCGTTACGCCAGTGCCAGTGCAAGCGGCGATCTTGCTACAACGAAAAACATTACCGAATTGAAGGGGACGATCCCAGCTAACGGGTACTTCCTGATTCAACAGGCAGCAGGTGCCGGCGGTACCAAGGAACTGCCGGCTCCGGATGCAACAGGAAACATAGCAATGGGAGCAGCCGGCGGTAAAGTAGATCTAGTGAACAACGCAGAAGTAAGCGTTGATATGGTAGGTGCGGGAGCCGCTACTGTATATGAAGGCAGTGGCCCTACCGGCGTAATCAGTGCTACGCTTGCAGCTATCCGCAAAGCTGCCGAAGGCGCTCCGGCTGACAGCCGCGGTCTGGACACAGACAATAATGCTAACGACTTCGCAGTTCAAACCCCAGACCCGCGTAACAGCAGCTACGGTATCAAGCAAGCCGTAGAAGCCGTAACCGCTTCCCCGGCCTCCAATGCCTGGCCGCTGGGCACAGCAGTGTCCCTTGACACAGCCACAGTGGGCGCATCAGTCTATGCTGCAGTTTACATAGACGGCGCTACTGCCGCATTCACACCGTATAACGGACCGATCCAGCTAAGCGCGCCGACGACGATTAAGGCATATGCCTCTGTCGCGGATAACGTGTACAGCAAGGTATCGACTTTTGACTATTCTATCCTGACGAAGCAGAATGTCGCCGCTGTAAGACCAGCAGAAAAAGGCGATAATGTATGGACTGAAGGCGTTGTTACCCACATCAACGGTGCGAAAACCTTTATTCAGGATGACACGGGAGCAATCGTGCTGTACGGCTTCCCGGCATTTGCACAGGTCGGTGACCGTGTGGAAGTTCAAGGTGAAATGGATATCTACAGCAATCTGCAGGAGATTAAGACGGCTACCGGCCTCACTTATAAGGTGACTGCCGAGAACGCAGGCGTTCCGGCTCCTAAGCTGATTACCGCTGCAGATCTTTCTTCAGCCAACGGTGAAGCGTATGAAGCACAGCTTGTTACACTCGAGGATGTGACTATTGACAGCAAGGAAGGAACCAGCTTTATTGCAAGCCAGGGTGCTGATAAGTTCCCGATCTATTCTTCTCTAGCTCCTTTAGCTGTCGGTAAACATTTCGATCAGATCACAGGTGTCATTGAGCAGTTCGGAAATGTCTACCAATTCATTCCTCTGAATGCCGGGAGTCTGGTAGAGGAGCTGTTCTCCGTCATCGCCAGCCCGGGTGCGGGTCCGATCATTATCGGCGGACAGGTAACGCTCTCCAGCCCTACTGCCGGAGCAGCAGTACACTACACAATTGACGGCGCTACACCAACAGCAGCAAGTCCGCTGTATACAGCACCGATCACTGTTGATAAGGACATTGTAATTAAGGCTGTTGCAGTACTTAGCGGCCAGACCAGCAAAGTCTACACGTTTGAATACAAAGCTACCGGACAGCCGCGTATCCATGACATTCAGGGCGAATCCCATACCTCCAGCTTTGCCAATCAAACGGTGACGGATGTAGAGGGTATTGTTACTGAGCTTGGATATACGTTTGCAAACGGCAATTATAAGGGCTTTTTCATCCAGGATCCTAAGCCTGATAACAATATCAACACCTCGGAAGGGATTTACGTATACAGCACCAATGCCAGCCTGAAGCCTGCAATCGGGGATCATGTGGCGGTTACAGGTGTTGTCTCCGAATATAATGAAGGAAGCAGCAGCAACCTGACTTCCACCCAGATCACACTCAGCTCCATCAAAACCATTGCCAAGAATGTAGAATTGCCTGCACCAGTAGTGCTCGGCAAGGACGGACGGGTTATTCCAGACTCCATCATCGACAATGACGGACTGACAGTATTCCAGCCTTCTGAGGATGCTGCAGATTTCTACGAATCCCTTGAAGGCATGCGGGTTACCCTGCCAAGCCCGACTATTATCAGTCCTTACTGGACAAGCGGCGGCGGTAATTCAATGGTTTACAACATTCCTGTAAGAGTAGAAAATACAGCTCAGGATGTCATTACACCTGCCGGAGGACTTGTCCTGAAGGGATCAGATAATCTTAATCCCCAGCGTCTCCTGATCGCTTACGGTGATCCCGGACAGCAAGTAGGTACAGGTGACAAGTTTAACGGTAATGTTACAGGTGTTATCGGCTACAACAACGGAAATTACAAGGTTATTCCGGACAACGGAAGCCTGCCAGGCATTACTCCAAGCAGCTTCAAGCAGGAAACCTCTACTATTACTGTAGATAACGAAAAACTGCTGATCGCTTCCTACAACATTGAGAACTATTATCCGGGTGTAGGAGCAGCAAAAATTCAGAAACTCGCAGAATCTATCACTGCAAATATGAAAAAACCGGATATCATCGGCGTTGTTGAAATGCAGGACAGCGACGGTGAAGGCAATAACGGTAATGTGGAGGCCAGTGCCGCCGAGCTGATTCAGGCGATTCAGGCAGCCGGAGGTCCAGTCTACACTTATGTTGATATTGCTCCGGTGAATAACGCAGACGGCGGGGCGCCGGGCGGAAATATCCGTGTCGGCTTCCTCTATAACACTGACAGAGTAAAGCTGTCTGAAAGTGTCAATGGTCAAAAGGGATCTGCTACCCAGGCTGTCGGCTATGATGCAGCTGCAGATAAGCTTACCTATAATCCAGGCAGAATCGACCCTGCTAACACTGCTTTTGCCAGCTCGCGCAAACCGCTTGCGGCCCAGTTTGAATTTAACGGTGAAAAGGTTATTGTGATCGCCAATCATTTCAACTCCAAATCGGGCGATAACGGTCCATTCGGCAACGTGCAGCCGCCTGTGCTTTCAAGTGAAACACAGCGCCATAAAATTGCTGCAGTAGTGAACGGCTTTGTCAAAGAAGTTCTGACAGCCAACCCTGCTGCGAACATCGTCGCGCTTGGTGACCTTAACGATTTCCAGTTCACTCAGACGGCTTCTATTCTAAAAGGCACCGAGCTCGATAACCTGATCGACAAGCTGCCGCTGAATGAACGCTACACCTATACGTACGACGGCAACTCACAGGTGCTTGATCATATTTTGGTAAGCAAAAACCTGACAGCCTCCGCTGAGGTTGACGTTGTCCACCTGAATGCAGACTTCCCGGCAGACCGCGGAAGAGTATCCGACCATGATCCGGTTCTGGCCCAGGTCGACCTGAATGCAGACTTCTCCCTGAGAGTACTACACACGAATGACACGCACAGCCATCTGGAGACTGTGGTTAAGCGTGTTACAGCGATCAAGCAGGAGCGCACTGGTAACTCCATCCTGCTCGATGCAGGGGATGTATTCTCCGGTACGCTGTACTTCACCAAGTTTGAAGGACTGGCTGACCTGGAGTTCATGAACTACATCGGCTATGATGCTATGACCTTCGGGAACCATGAGTTTGATAAGGGTCTGCCGACACTCAGAGCCTTCATCGACAAAGCGGAGTTCCCGTTCATCAGCTCAAACATCGACTATATCACCAAGAATAATGAGCTCAAGGATATTTTCGTAGATAAGGTTGGCGGTTCCGATTCTGCTACTCCGGTAGAGAACGGCCACATCTATCCATCCGTTATTAAAGAAGTTTACGGTGAAAAAATCGGGATCTTCGGCCTGACGACTGAAGATACGGTAGGCCTGTCCTCACCGGGCGACAATATCGCCTTTAAGGATTACAAGACCAGCGCCGAGAACACCGTCAAAGCTCTGCAGGCACTGGGCATCAACAAAATCATTGCGGTATCCCACCTGGGCTACAATGTAGACCAGAAGCTGGCTGTTGAGGTTGCAGGCATTGACGTTATCGTCGGCGGCCACACCCACACCAAGCTGGATGCTCCGGTTGTCTTCAACAAAGACACTGAGCCGACTCTAATTGTACAGACCGGTGAATACGGCACATACCTCGGCGAGCTCGATGTGAACTTCGACGACGAGGGCGTAATTACAACGTATAACGGCAAGCTGATTGACACGACAAAATATGCGGAAGATGCAACAGCCAAAGCGATGCTCGTGAAATACGACGCTGAGCTGGCGGAAATCCGTCAGACTGTTGTCGGCAAAACCGACGTTCCGCTGGTCTACGACCGGATGATCAATGGCAAGCTGACCCGGGTGGTCCGCAATGAAGAGACCAACCTTGGCAACCTGATTGCTGACGGTATCAACGTCAAGGCCAAAGAACTGGTAAGCAAGCTGATTCCTGAAGCTGAGCAGTCCGCAATCAAGGGCTACGTAGCTATTCAGAACGGCGGCGGTATCCGCGCCGGTATTGATCAAGGCGAAATCACCCTTGGTGAAGTGCTGACGGTAATGCCATTCTCCAACAGTCTGGTTGCCCTGAAGGTAACCGGCCAGGAAATCATCGCTGCCCTGGAGAACGGCGTCAGCGGGCTGGAAAGCGACCAGGGCCGTTTCGCTCAGGTCTCAGGCCTGCGCTACACCTACGATTCCACCAAAAAGGCGGAAATCATTAATGCAACAACCAATGCAGTTGAACAGGTCGGCGAGCGTATCGTCTCTGTAGAAATCAAGCAGGCCGACGGCAGCTACACTGCCATCGATCCTAAGGCGTACTACATCCTGTCCACTAACTCCTTCATGGCAGGCGGCGGTGACTTCTACCGTTCCCTGGCAGCCGCTAAGGCAGACGGACGTTATTACGAGCTGTATCTGCCGGATTATGAAGTCTTCACAGACTATCTGGCACAACTGAAGACAGTAAATATTGGAACAGAGGGACGCATTACGGATCTGAAGGGTGCAACACCTACGCCTACGCCAACACCTACACCAGCTCCGGGCAACCCTTCGAACGGCGGCGGACCAGTGGCAACACCGGTACCTACTGCAACAGCTACACCAGCACCAACGGCTGCACCGCAGGTGACAACCATTACAGCTGAGTCGCTGACAGCCCAGTTCGCAGCACTGCCTGCAGGACGCAATGAGCTGGTTATCCAGCTGACTTCAACAACAGGCGGAGCACAGGCCGTGCTTCCGGCCAGCGTGCTGATTCAGCAGGCGGCAGCCAATCCGGCAGCTGTGCTTACCTTTAACACAACCGACGGAACCTCTTACTCGCTTCCACTCAGCGTTGTGAATGGAACAGCACTTGCCGCTCAGCTCGGTACAAGTGACTTTACGATTACTGTATCCATTCTGCCAGCCAGCAGCACTGTGCTGGGCAGTGTGAATCAGGCAGTTGCTGCACAAGCAGGCTCGGTTACTCTGGCAGCACCGGTAATTGAGTTTTCCATTTCCGCTCAGGCCGGTAATAACAGCGTACCGCTGAACAGCTTCGGCAGCACCTACGTAAGCCGTACTATTAAGGCAACACAAACAGTGAATCCGGACAATGCAACTGCTGTCTCCTTTGATCCGGCAACCGGCAAGCTTTCGTTCGTGCCTTCGGTATTCACTACACAGGCTGATGGAACTACCCTCGTTACCATTAAACGTAACAGCAACAGCTATTACACGGTTGTCCAGTCAAGCAAGACCTTCGGAGATATTACCAGCCATTGGGCCAAAGCAGCCATTGAACTGCTGTCGTCCAAGCTGATCATCACCGGAACTAGCGATACTGCCTTCTCACCTTCACAAGCGGTGACCCGTGCAGAATTCGCTGCCCTAATTACCCGCTCACTCGGTCTGGCAACAGTAAGCAGCGGTGCTACCTTCAGTGATGTTAATGCAGGTGCATGGTATGCGGATGCTGTACACACCGCAGCTGCTGCGGGACTGATCACAGGCTACACAGACGGCAGCTTCAAGCCAAACAGCCCGATCACCCGTCAGGAGATGGCTGCGATTCTGTCCAAGGCCATGAAGTACACCGGCAAGACACTGAATGGTGATCCTGCAGCGCTGGCTAAGTTCAGCGATGCTGCTGCCCTTCCTGCCTGGTCTCAGGCGGCTGTAGCTGAAATTGCTGCTGAGGGCATCATTCAGGGACAGCCGGACGGGTCCTTCGCTCCGCAGAAATCAGCTACCCGTGCGGAAGCTGCTACAATGCTGGAGAAAACCCTGCTGGCACTCGGATTCATCAACTAA